The following is a genomic window from Scylla paramamosain isolate STU-SP2022 chromosome 19, ASM3559412v1, whole genome shotgun sequence.
CATTTCATCGGGCTTCAGTCATAATGAGTCATTACACATGGCGAAGCTGATGAGTAACTGTGGTTCGTCaggaaaaaacagtgaaaacacGACTAGACATGTTGGGAAGCACTGTCCCCATTGCGCCTGACAAACAAAGGGTACCACTGCTGGGAATTAACTACaagtctctgtctctccttctgtctctttctcttgggATGCTACCGCTGGGCCGGGCCACGTCTCCTGAGCATGTCAAAgattgtggtgttggtggtggtggtggtagtagtggtgcaGTGTGCCCAAGTTGCTGTTGTGTTCTTGTATGTTTTAAATGCTTCAGCGTCTTGTCTTGCCTCCGAAAGGGTTGTTGTGGAGtttgttgtggttttcaagggtgtgttCATGGTTCTAAGGGTAGTTTTATAGATTATATTACAGGATACTGCGATTTTCCAAGTTTTCATGAATTTAGTGATATTTTTACAGTTCAACATTCTTTAATGGAAGTTAACGGGATCTTGAAATACGTTTTTTCAAGATTTTAGAGACAGATTAAGCATTCACCAGCCTCTAGTGGAAATTACTGAGATTCCCAAGgttgttttcataatttcacGGTACGAGCGGAATATTTACACTTCATCCTCACACCATCAAATTCTGATCATATTTGTAATGATACCTAAAACACTCACGCACCACCTCACACTTGCTGCACGACCTGAAATACACGTGAATACTGACGAAACATttacacttcaccaccacctcacgtGTAAGACCTGGTGGCATTTGCATTAACACCAGCAGCGGTAATGGCGATATTAAGGAGAACAATCGTGCTTTCATTTCAGCGAGAGACGAGGTTCCGATCAGGCAGAAAGGAGAAGGCGACGAAATGTTCGCAGTTATTTCTGTCAGCGACGATGAGGCAAAATTCATACCTCGCTGTTGCTCGATAATTACAGGTGCGCAAAAttacgtgtgtttgtttttgggtGGGCGGAAATAACAGTGAGATACGAGTTTTAATTACGCGGATTATGAGGAAGGCACTAAACACGGCTTGAAAACGCTCGGTAAACACATATGACGATGCTATAATACTGAAAGAACACAACGAAAACGACACCACGACTTGTTTTAATCGCGCAGgttaagaggagagaaaaggaagcggAGAACTGGAGGCAAGAGAACAGATACGAGagcaaaagtgaaggaaagcaacacaaacagagaaatgatgcaaaggggagaaaaactgaaggaaagtaACATGAACATCTGATAGACGAACTACAAAGACTGCGAGAAGAGGAGGCCATGAACAACTAAAGCGAGGGAAAAgatacaagaaacagaaaaacttagGCAAAGCAACATGACCAAAAATtcgctaaaaacacaaaataaacgcgAAACGAAGaacgagacaagaaaaaaacacaattaaacACACTAATACGTACGAAACACATTCAAACACTcgaaacaatgcaaaaaacacaaacgaagaacaaaaaacagaaaaacacacttGGACACACAGAATCACATCAGACAGGACTACCAGCTCCCAGCAAGATTCACCTGCGTTGCCGTGGCTTACCTGAcggagaggaaaggtaaagggaggaggaacggaaaggtaagggaggggaggggggtccTGTGGTATCCTtcgcccctctcctccctccctccctccccccactccctccctcatcgtGTATTCGTCTCAGGAAACCAGCTAACAACATCACTGCCCCCCCTCGACCTTCCCCGCCACACAAAggaccccccctcctcctcctccttctcctcctccttctcctcctcctcctcccccttcaccaaCACTAATAAAGGccactttcctcattttcctctttcctcctcctcctcctcctcctcctcctcctcctcctcctcctcctcctcctcttccttcgtcctcttcttcctcttcttcttcttccttctccttctgcccGTCTTGGCAATGTTCCCTTATTTCGCTTTtccgtttttcctcctcctcctcttcctcctcttcctcctcctcctcttcctcctcctcctcctcctcctcctcttcgtaccctcatcctttcccttcctcatgttcaggcttctctcctctcctgcctttgctcgtcttctcctcctcctcctcctcctcctcctcctcctcctcctcctcctcctcctcctcctcctcctttccatggTCAGCTGTCAGAGCAAAATCAGACCAGAATTACCGAGGGAATATGTagatccttcttcctcctcctcctcctcctcctcctcctcctcctcctcctcctcctcctctttcctcacgcTCTTGCACGttactccctcttcctttcctcctcctcttcattcgtcttcatcctcttcctgtgtgttatttattctttctttccttcttctctttcttctgttcttcttactcctcctcctcctttcttcagctgctctttctccttttcctccttctcctccttctcctcctcctcctcctcctcctcctcctcctcctcctcctcctcctcctcctcctcctccttcactttctcatcTCATTTACTTAGTCTCATTTTACttcactccctttcttctctttcttccttccttccttccttccttccttccttccttccttcttaccatccagttcctccttctcctcctcttcctcctcctcctcctcctccttcttccttctatctgtCTTACCTGTCTTgttccatcagagagagagagagagagagagagagagagagagagttttatgcCTGTTATTCACCTGTGTCTATGATGGAAGGGGGTCCAGGGgaagagggggtgagggagaggtgaaggggggtcgggtgtgtgtttacgtgtctAGTCAGTTACCTATATGAGAATGACGAGGATAAATGTGTCCTGTAGAGTGCCGGTAGAGATCaaaggctgggagagagagagagagagagtgggagagggagagggagagtggaagagggagaaagggagagtgactACAAACAAGCGAAAATATCTCAGTACATACActagtagcacacacacacacacacacacacacacacacacacacacacacacacacacacacacacacacacacacacacacacacacacatacaggtccAGAATGCAGAAAACTCGTTGCTGTCTCCTTTAAAGttgaacacacgcacacactcgcACACTCACACGTAGACACAcaaacgcagagagagagagagagagagagagagagagagagagagagagagagagagagagagagagagagagagagagagagagagagagagaaacaaacacacacacatatacacacatacaaaagcacattcaaacacacacacacacacacacacacacacacacacacacacacacacacacacacacacacactcgtaacTCAGCCCATACCTGCCATAATTAGTCTGGCAACAAATCGCCTGCCTCACCTGTCGCCACGCAATTAACAAATTAGCCAAAACCCAGGTGAGTGACGCCCCCTAATGAAATGAAGGTAATTTTATTGACAATGCTCATAAGATTACCTGTAATATATCACCTTTTTGATACACGCTCATtagttttccctccctctctctctctctctctctctctctctctctctctctctctctctctctctctctctctctctctctctctctctctctggtgatagGAAATAATGCTAGATTCAAAAAAATTACtcaattcttcctccttttcctcctcttcctcttcctcttcctcttcctcttcctcttctatcttctcttctccctctttcgtgTGTATTCTAGTTACCTCACTGTATCAACCAATAGAAATGCTACTgcttattcttcctcccttccttccttccttccttccttccttccttccttccttccttcctccctcctccccctcctgcgtcggtgggagaggaaggagcggccgtggtcaggtcaggtcatgtttGGAACGTGTTTGTGGGAGGGACACTGAACCGAACATGTGTctgcccccttcctcctccccccaacttctacccccctctctccctcctccccctttccttcccatcccttctctttaatctttttttttccacattccacTAGTTTCCTCAAagcctttgtattccttcttctcttcttcctcttttttcctcctcctcctcatcatcatcatcatcatcatcatcttcctccttctattcttctttattcttctcgtccacttcttattctcctttgtcgtcctcctcctcctcctcctcttcctcatgcttctcctcctactattcttcttcattctcctcctcctccacttcttattcttcttcatcctcctcctaaatTTATCAGCATTATCCCTAATGTTCTTATCttactgtttcttcctcctttcctttcttattcctcttctatttcctccttctcctcctccttttcttcctcggttcgtctttccttctctcgttcaactttctcttcctcctcctcttcctcctccttcttttccttcatcatcatcattacctcaCAATCATTTCTATTCTtattacccctcctcctcctcctcttcctcctcctcctcctcctcctcctcctcctcttccagtacAGTAATTTTACAATGCACGATTTCTGCAACACTGGAAGTCTGGAAATGTTGATTGCCAGACATTTATTCAAACAAGAGCATTGGTATGAGGCAAGCTGGAaatattcttgtgtgtgtgtgtgtgtgtgtgtgtgtgtgtgtgtgtgtgtgtgtgtgtgtgtgtgtgtgtgtgtgtgtgtgtgtgtgtgttcagtgcaTCATTATGTCAGgaactgtttgttttcttgacATTTGAAAGGAATTAGAGAGCTGCAATTAAACTGTTGACATGCTTAGCTGAGActgggactgagagagagagagagagagagagagagagagagagagagagagagagagagagagagagagagagagagagagacaatccTTCATGCATAGTACACAGTATCAATCATTGCTTTGCCAGAAGGGATCAATTGTAccaaaataaacgaataaaaatgaaaactaaaaactctctctctctctctctctctctctctctctctctctctctctctctctctctctctctctctctctctctctctctctctctctctctctctctctctctctctctctctctctctctctctctctaacgcaacacaacacaacactacagTACAACAAGGAAAGCTTAAGCCAGtcacccctcactcactcaaccaaacccaacagaaaacgagagaataAGCTAACTTTGAACCACTTACTGCAAGcccatccttcatcctcctcctcctccttcatttcctccttctgtaGCACTCCACACGCCCCTACACGCATACCACGCCTTCCCTGACGCTACCACACGCTCTTCCACACCTCCACACGCCTCTACACGCCCTCTAGCAAGCTTATACATAACATTGCAAGCCCTAATCTATCTttcaccaccctcctcctctttctacaaATCTACACGCATCTACAAGCTTCCGTAGTCATCACACTACCAGCCACGCCTCTACACGCCCCTAGCAAGTCTGTTTGTATCCCTAGCAAGTCCTAACAAGCCTCTCCAAATCCCTCAATATATTTTACGTCCTTCAGAGGGAACTTGCTCTCATATACACAGCAGTGACCTCATCCTATGTCCATCCCTCCCCCCACGCCCTCCCCACGCCCCTCATCTCCCGTACGCAGGTCAATACACGCCCCCCACGCCACAACAAGACAAGATGGTCATCGCAAACAATATAATGAGTCAAAACAAGTTggaaaggagtgtgtgtgtgtgtgtgtgtgtgtgtgtgtgtgtgtgtgtgtgtgtgtgtgtgtgtgtgtgtgtgtgtgtgtgtgtgtgtgtgtgtgtgtgtgtgtgtgtgtgtgtgtgtgtgtgtgtgttttctgcttttctatatttttctttatttttctttcatactgatgttcatttccttcttttttactctctctctctctctctctctctctctctctctctctctctctctctctctctctctctctctctctctctctctctctctctctctctctctctctctctctctctctctctctctctctctctctctctctctgtctctctccacacacgTATCCCAACCATTCCTCTTGACTCCATCCaatcctcaccctctccctctccctctccctctccctctctctctctcctctccctacaCGCTCACAGGCTTAGCAAATGAGGAACAACAACTAAGCAACTCTCACAGTGGGGATTttcgcccctctccctctccctctcactctccctctcactctctctctctcactctctctgacGAAGCGGAAATTTACAAAACGTGCGGGATtataacttcttttttcttcttcctttttttttttagtctccaACGAATCATTTTCAAGTTACGGTTGCCTCACACTAaagtcttgagttttttttgttttttttttagtttcaacGTGTGAAGTTTAATACAGAAACCATCGATGCACATTCTCATCACCGccccccctccctctgtctctctatcctctatttttcccttccctcacaatcgtcctctctttcccttctcttcctctccattttttcccatttccctttctttcccaatactTCCAAGTCATCCTTCCTcgctatctctctcccttttacctccatcctctccctttccttcctcctcccctctccctcccagccctTCTTAAtcgtctctccttcttctccctctctctagcctctcccatttctcctctcctctccctccactccccgcCCCTCAGCCCAAGCATCACGCGGTGGGTTTACCAATAGAGGTCAATTTTCAAAAAGCCCCAAACTCCTCTCGGCTTCCGCGGCGCCTCTTCCCGTCACTCCTATTGTGCTTTACAGCCAATCACCGGGCGTCCCTGCCGGCGGCGTTTACAGGGGGGCGGGAGAGAAGGAGGCTCGGCAGGCCCCCACGCGTCACTGCCCCGCGGAAAGTAACCCTCGTGACACACtcgagagaaagaatgagacgGCAGGGAGACGCAGCCCAGGGAGGCCCAGCGTGGTGGATATTGGCGCCTCGGGGCTGGGCCTTGGGTGTggatgaagatgagagagagagagagagagagagagagagagagagagagagagagagagagagagagagagagagagagagagagagagagagagagagaataagcttACAGCCCTGCAGGGCACGCCTCCTCCTCAGTGGTGCTAACCCGTCTCCCCCCCACAGGTGGCCGTGTGGTGGGAGCCTAGCAGCGCTGGTCCTGGGCACCACGCTGCAGGCCACCACGCAGGACGTCTCGCCCGAGGAGCTTCCGGTGGAGGCCACGCAGGAGGTGCGCAGCGACCCTGGCCAGGACGCCGTGGCCGCCACGTGCCCCGCATCCTGCTtctgtgaggaggaggtgagtcTGTCCGTGTctgcttgttgctgttgtgtgtcAAGTCAGTCCAGGCCACGCCGCAGCACTAACGTCCTCCGCTCCCCGCAGGCGGAGTACGCCACCTGCGTGGGGGACGGCCAATGGGCGCCGCCGACGCTGCCGTCTGGCCTGAGCCGCGTGGAGCTGCGCAGCTTCCTGGTGCCGGAGCTAGAGGCGGAGCAGCTGCGGCGCCTGCCGGGGGCTGCGGGAGCTGCAGCTAAACCAGTGCAACATCTCCAGGCTGGTGGACGACGCCTTCGCCGCCATGCCGGACCTGGACAGACTGGACCTGTCTGAGAAACAGGCTGACAGCGCTGGGCCCCGCCTCTCTGCGCGGCCTTCGAGGCGCTGCACCACCTCGACCTGTCCGCCAACCTACTGGCCAACCTGACGCAGGCCTTCACGCACCTGCCCGCCCTGCAGCACCTCAACCTGCGGGACAACAGGCTGGCCAGCCTGGCCAAGGACACCTTCCAGGGGACTGGACCGCGTCCAGCACGTCAACCTGGACTCCAACAGGATCGTGTCCGTGGAGGTGGCGGCCTTCCAGCACCTCACCAGCTTGGCCGTGCTGGTGCTGTCCAACAACCCGCTCACCACGCTCTCCACGCTCGACTTCTTCGGGTCGCGGCTGCAGTACATCGACGTGTCCAACATCGGCATCACGCGCGTTCCGCAGGCTCTCACGCAGTTCGTGCGAGACTTGCGGCTCGCCAAGAACTCCATCAGCGAGATCCACCGCGGGCGACCTGGACTCCTACCCCAACCTAGGCCTGCTGGTGCTTGACGACAACGGCTtgcagctgctggaggaggacgCGCTGGGGCGCCACGAGTGCCTGGCCTGCCTGTGGCTCAACGGCAATAGGCTCACCAGCATCCCCCTGTCGCTTCCCCCCGC
Proteins encoded in this region:
- the LOC135109505 gene encoding uncharacterized protein LOC135109505, which gives rise to MFKRDQGSSREFRKVQECLRGIREVQESSGMFRRVQESVEAQSPGVPAGGVYRGAGEKEARQAPTRHCPAESNPRDTLERKNETAGRRSPGRPSVVDIGASGLGLGWPCGGSLAALVLGTTLQATTQDVSPEELPVEATQEVRSDPGQDAVAATCPASCFCEEEAEYATCVGDGQWAPPTLPSGLSRVELRSFLVPELEAEQLRRLATSPGWWTTPSPPCRTWTDWTCLRNRLTALGPASLRGLRGAAPPRPVRQPTGQPDAGLHAPARPAAPQPAGQQAGQPGQGHLPGDWTASSTSTWTPTGSCPWRWRPSSTSPAWPCWCCPTTRSPRSPRSTSSGRGCSTSTCPTSASRAFRRLSRSSCETCGSPRTPSARSTAGDLDSYPNLGLLVLDDNGLQLLEEDALGRHECLACLWLNGNRLTSIPLSLPPALKSLYVEENQIAALREGDFSGLVNLEQLLLQRNHIARIEPHAFRELVSLKTLDLQANQLANLTGRVFAALTSLDTLDLSQNPLLTLGADVLTGLSSVKVLQMSRIHSAAVAMPEVLFDPLKSLQILEMYGSPVLVRRLVNTTRMLHSLRGVRELNLMHNDLAALRPDFPDFFPKLQVAKLSGNAWRCDVPDQVLWMKTWMTHSPVHFYRSHSIRCSSPASLGYKPVMLLEETDFITTTLSQPATTTTTATTTTTTATTTTTTTTTAAATTTSNATLVFEVTTDAPFEMVQRYGDKGECDGGGGGGDGGGEGGGDGGAEGDKRRDG